A stretch of the Larimichthys crocea isolate SSNF unplaced genomic scaffold, L_crocea_2.0 scaffold271, whole genome shotgun sequence genome encodes the following:
- the mcmbp gene encoding mini-chromosome maintenance complex-binding protein, whose amino-acid sequence MMPSTHDWINCPLGVVEGMFAASQNNPNSGWEAKAVEFFKNQLKEKDAHTWVPSLNDVPLHYLKPNSLVKFRCFIQDMFDPEFFMGVYETVDPSTKAKVLRCGKYKDVTECGVDFNSSNTVTAERQTFYCVPIPGENPWVKESYASTSQARVVPSTSYAPTRQKRSYEEDDDDMDTQPQKQREPHAGPQSPTEHHGNGDCKRQETEAPSNQTASASHLDLNFPLPGEKGPSCLVKVYEDWESFKLNDLLEVYGILSVNPALSALADEKDTSSSIQDPTECMETAEEQRVHSPPASLVPRLHMLYARPLPHNNPLLPCTTVEDNSAFLSSSLSEMASVRAELLAYFTHILLGDALAAEYLILHLISNVYTRRDVLPLGKFTLNLSGCPTAASYTERFYQIIQQLVPSSYYLGMSLQNMNQMRLVPKKDYVANRLVSGALQLARNTSLFLDETQLEQGQLDTTGVRNVTALGNLISWQKVDYDFNYHQMEFPCNINVLIVSEGRSLLPSDCQIHLQSQVTAPQLEEYLSSIHMHPQSSSQLNKFRIYLCMARQLDYNISDEMTKSVEEDFVDMRKDDPQSVSAEDLHRMLVVARLLSLSLGQTSLSRDSWLRAKHIDMLRRSRMEQHKCVNGNEP is encoded by the exons ATGATGCCTTCCACACATGACTGGATTAACTGCCCCCTCGGTGTCGTTGAAGGGATGTTTG CTGCTTCCCAGAACAATCCAAATTCTGGCTGGGAGGCGAAAGCAGTTGAATTCTTTAAGAATCAGCTGAAAGAGAAGGACGCTCATACCTGG GTCCCGTCTTTGAACGATGTCCCTCTGCACTACCTGAAGCCCAACAGCCTGGTGAAGTTTCGTTGCTTCATCCAGGACATGTTCGATCCCGAGTTCTTCATGGGAGTGTATGAGACTGTTGACCCATCTACAAAGGCTAAA GTTTTGCGTTGTGGGAAGTACAAAGATGTGACAGAGTGTGGG GTGGATTTTAACTCCAGCAATACtgtgactgcagagagacagactttCTACTGTGTGCCAATTCCTGGAGAAAATCCCTGGGTGAAAGAG AGCTATGCCAGCACTAGCCAAGCGAGAGTGGTTCCTTCCACTTCGTATGCGCCGACGAGACAGAAGCGCAGCTACGAGGAAGACGACGATGACATGGACACACAGCCGCAAAAGCAGAGAGAGCCACATGCTG GTCCTCAGAGCCCCACAGAACATCACGGTAATGGTGACTGTAAGCGGCAGGAGACCGAAGCTCCCTCCAACCAAACGGCATCTGCTTCCCATCTCGACCTCAACTTCCCCCTACCGGGAGAGAAAGGCCCGTCCTGCCTAGTGAAG GTGTACGAGGACTGGGAGAGCTTCAAACTGAACGACTTACTGGAGGTCTACGGGATCCTCTCTGTCAATCCTGCTCTCAGTGCTTTGGCTGACGAGAA agacacctCCTCATCCATTCAGGACCCCACAGAGTGCATGGAGAcggcagaggagcagagagtgcACAGCCCGCCGGCCTCGCTCGTTCCTCGCTTACACATGCTCTACGCCAGGCCTCTGCCACACAACAACCCCCTGCTGCCCTGCACCACCGTGGAGGACAACAGTGCCT TTTTATCTTCGAGCCTGAGTGAGATGGCCTCTGTCAGGGCGGAGCTGCTCGCATACTTCACTCACATCCTTCTTGGGGACGCTCTGGCTGCTGAGTACCTCATTCTGCATCTCATTTCTAACGT GTACACTAGACGGGATGTTCTCCCGCTGGGCAAGTTCACCTTGAACCTGAGTGGCTGTCCTACTGCCGCCTCGTACACCGAACGCTTCTACCAGATCATTCAGCAGCTCGTTCCTTCT TCGTATTATCTGGGCATGAGCCTCCAGAACATGAACCAGATGCGGTTGGTGCCTAAGAAGGACTATGTGGCAAATCGGCTAGTGAGTGGAGCCCTGCAGCTGGCCAGAAACACTTCCCTCTTCCTGGATGAGACCCAGCTGGAGCAGGGACAGCTGGACACAACAG GTGTGCGCAACGTCACGGCCCTTGGGAACCTGATCTCGTGGCAGAAGGTTGATTATGACTTTAACTACCACCAGATGGAATTCCCCTGCAATATTAACGTGCTCATCGTGTCAGAAGGCCGCTCACTCCTGCCG TCAGACTGTCAGATACACCTACAGTCTCAAGTCACCGCACCCCAACTGGAGGAGTATCTCAGCAGCATCCACATGCATCCGCAGTCTTCGTCACAGCTGAACAAGTTCAGAATCTACCTGTGCATGGCTCGCCAGCTAGACTACAACATCTctgatgaaatgacaaag TCAGTTGAGGAGGACTTTGTAGACATGAGGAAGGACGACCCCCAGAGTGTATCTGCCGAGGACCTCCACAGGATGCTCGTCGTGGCGAG GTTGCTGTCTCTGAGCCTGGGACAGACCTCTCTGTCCAGAGACAGCTGGCTGAGAGCCAAACACATCGACATGCTGCGGAGGAGCCGGATGGAGCAGCACAAGTGTGTGAACGGCAACGAGCCGTGA